In a single window of the Elaeis guineensis isolate ETL-2024a chromosome 6, EG11, whole genome shotgun sequence genome:
- the LOC105047658 gene encoding protein HOTHEAD, whose product MACRKRELFLGFLLFLSIFGSTHGRGFHKLSHPHLEKASSFSSTPPQGYDYIIVGGGTAGCPLAATLSQRYKVLLLERGGSPYGNRNISYLENFHICLADTSPTSPSQPFISTDGVINARARVLGGGTCINAGFYTRASPSYVREAGWNGELVNESYPWIEKRIVHWPKIAPWQAALRNGLIEAGVSPFNGYTYDHLYGTKVGGTIFNEYGFRSTAADLLTAGHRRNLRVLLHATVQKIIFDIQGRKPKAVGVLFKDENGMQHQAVLNDGRSSEIILSSGTIGSPQLLLLSGIGPEEDLKKLNIPVVLDNQHVGKGMSDNPMNSIFIPSKEPMEQSLVQTVGITKIGSFIEATSGFSQSQDSIRCHHGIMSAEIGQLSTIPPKKRSLEAAREYAKNKGSLPREAFQGGFILEKIDGPLSTGELSLIDTNVDNNPSVTFNYFSHPDDLRRCVYGIRMIEKIVQTRQFANLSDDCANSMERLLNISVKANVNLIPKHTNDTTSIEQFCRDTVITIWHYHGGCHVGKVVDHDYRVLGITSLRVVDSSTFVNSPGTNPQATVMMLGRYMGVKILRERLGRAGGV is encoded by the exons ATGGCTTGCAGGAAGAGAGAGCTTTTCCTCGGATTCTTGCTGTTCCTCAGCATATTTGGATCAACCCATG GTAGGGGGTTCCACAAGCTGAGTCACCCACATCTGGAGAAAGCAAGCAGCTTCTCCTCAACACCACCACAAGGGTATGACTACATCATTGTGGGTGGGGGCACAGCAGGGTGCCCCTTAGCTGCCACCCTTTCTCAGAGATACAAAGTTCTGCTGCTAGAGAGGGGTGGCTCTCCCTATGGCAATAGAAACATCTCCTACTTGGAGAACTTCCACATCTGTCTGGCTGACACCTCTCCCACTTCTCCTTCTCAACCTTTCATTTCCACCGACGGCGTCATCAATGCCCGAGCTAGAGTTTTAGGTGGGGGGACCTGCATAAATGCCGGTTTCTACACCAGAGCCAGCCCAAG CTATGTGAGGGAGGCAGGTTGGAATGGTGAGCTGGTGAATGAGTCATATCCATGGATCGAAAAGAGGATTGTTCACTGGCCCAAGATTGCACCATGGCAAGCCGCACTGAGGAATGGGTTGATAGAAGCTGGAGTGTCACCTTTCAATGGTTACACATACGATCATCTGTATGGGACTAAGGTTGGTGGCACCATTTTCAACGAATACGGATTCCGAAGCACTGCTGCTGATCTGCTCACTGCCGGACATAGAAGGAATCTCAGGGTCTTGCTTCATGCCACTGTTCAGAAGATTATCTTCGACATACAAG GGCGGAAGCCCAAGGCGGTCGGAGTCCTCTTCAAGGATGAGAATGGCATGCAACACCAAGCAGTCCTCAATGATGGGAGGAGCAGTGAAATTATATTGTCCTCTGGTACAATTGGAAGCCCTCAGTTGCTACTTCTGAGCGGAATTGGACCCGAGGAAGATCTCAAGAAGCTCAACATTCCGGTGGTCCTCGACAACCAGCACGTCGGAAAAGGCATGTCAGACAACCCAATGAATTCAATTTTCATACCCTCCAAGGAGCCCATGGAGCAGTCCCTGGTGCAGACCGTCGGGATTACGAAGATCGGTTCGTTCATCGAGGCCACCAGCGGGTTCAGCCAATCACAAGACAGCATCCGTTGCCACCATGGGATCATGTCAGCTGAG ATTGGGCAACTCTCCACCATCCCTCCAAAGAAACGAAGCCTGGAAGCAGCCAGGGAGTATGCTAAGAACAAGGGGAGCCTTCCTCGGGAGGCATTCCAAGGGGGCTTCATACTAGAGAAGATCGACGGCCCGCTCTCCACCGGCGAACTCAGCCTCATCGACACAAATGTGGACAACAACCCCTCTGTCACCTTCAACTACTTCAGCCACCCGGATGACCTCCGGCGATGCGTCTACGGGATCAGGATGATCGAGAAGATTGTGCAGACGAGGCAATTTGCTAACCTGTCTGATGACTGTGCCAACTCCATGGAAAGGTTGCTGAACATAAGCGTGAAGGCAAACGTGAACTTGATACCAAAGCACACCAATGATACTACATCAATCGAGCAGTTCTGCAGGGATACAGTGATCACAATCTGGCACTACCATGGTGGATGCCATGTGGGAAAGGTGGTGGACCATGACTACCGGGTTCTCGGCATCACCAGCCTACGGGTGGTCGATAGCTCGACATTTGTTAACTCGCCCGGGACTAACCCTCAGGCAACTGTCATGATGCTGGGCAG ATACATGGGAGTGAAGATACTGAGGGAAAGGTTAGGGAGAGCTGGAGGAGTCTAG
- the LOC105047657 gene encoding LOW QUALITY PROTEIN: uncharacterized protein (The sequence of the model RefSeq protein was modified relative to this genomic sequence to represent the inferred CDS: deleted 2 bases in 1 codon), translating into MGKSSSVIIIYTTLALLYVLLASLFSPKNPYHRHRPHRRLILRPNSSTTGGRHHPPIPFDPVISDIEIRREDKQWEREHFSIPHHDGQGEAEPEWEDFMNAEDYINDDERFNVTNRIALLFPKIDASPSDGFVSSDELVEWNLQQATKETMHRTQRDMELHDKNNDGFVSFHEYEGPTWDRHSDDKTFSGNDVGWWKEDHFNASDVDGNGLLNLTEFNDFLHPADSNNPKLIQWLCKEEIRERDKDKDGKLSFEEYFHGLFDAIQDYDEIYNHSDSSMEEASAKKLFTQLDRDNDGFLSDDELKAVIGILHPSERYYAKQQADYVVSQADSDKDGRLSLSEMIEHPYVFYSAIFSDEEDDDYHDEFR; encoded by the exons ATGGGGAAGTCCTCCTCGGTGATAATAATCTACACAACCCTAGCTCTCCTCTAC GTCCTCCTCGCCTCCCTCTTCTCTCCGAAAAATCCCTACCACCGCCACCGCCCCCACCGTCGCCTCATCCTGCGCCCCAACTCCTCCACCACCGGCGGACGCCACCACCCGCCGATCCCCTTCGACCCCGTCATCTCCGACATCGAGATCCGCCGCGAGGACAAGCAGTGGGAACGGGAGCACTTCTCCATCCCCCACCACGACGGCCAGGGGGAGGCCGAGCCTGAGTGGGAGGACTTCATGAATGCCGAGGACTACATCAATGACGACGAGCGCTTCAACGTCACCAACCGCATCGCTCTTCTCTTCCCCAAGATCGATGCGAGCCCGAGCGATGGGTTCGTCAGTTCCGATGAGTTGGTGGAGTGGAACCTCCAGCAGGCGACTAAGGAGACGATGCACCGGACCCAGCGGGACATGGAGCTCCACGACAAGAACAACGATGGATTTGTCTCATTCCACGAGTACGAGGGCCCCACCTGGGACAGACATTCCGATG ATAAGACTTTTTCTGGTAATGACGTGGGTTGGTGGAAAGAGGATCACTTCAATGCTTCAGATGTTGATGGAAATGGTCTTCTAAATCTTACGGAGTTCAATGA CTTCCTACATCCAGCTGACAGTAATAACCCAAAGCTGATTCAATGGCTCTGTAAAGAAGAGATAAG GGAAAGGGATAAAGACAAAGATGGAAAGCTTAgttttgaagaatattttcatGGGTTATTTGATGCAATAcaagattatgatgaaatttacaaTCATTCTGATTCCTCAATGGAGGAGGCATCCGCAAAGAAGTTATTTACTCAGCTTGATCGGGACAATGATGG ATTTCTATCAGACGATGAACTTAAGGCTGTGATTGGTATTCTTCATCCTTCAGAGCGCTACTATGCAAAACAGCAGGCCGATTATGTTGTATCACAG GCAGATTCAGATAAAGATGGGCGGCTAAGTTTGagtgagatgattgagcaccccTATGTATTTTATAGTGCCATTTTCAGTGATGAAGAAGATGATGATTATCATGATGAATTCCGTTAA